The following coding sequences are from one Arcobacter nitrofigilis DSM 7299 window:
- a CDS encoding transglutaminase family protein, which translates to MSLKVILSHKTKYKYDRSISLSPHIIRLRPAAHSRTPIEAYSLKITPKNHFINWQQDPFGNYLARIVFPEKTDEFSISVEILADLITINPFDFFVEDSAKDYPFTYKKDLQKELVPYLEIEEDSKELQDFVKDIDISKKPIIDFLVAVNQHIYSHLNYTVRLEPGVQTPKETLSKKLGSCRDFAWLFVQTLRHLGLAARFVSGYLVQLKADVKSLDGPSGPQEDFTDLHAWTEVYIPGAGWVGLDSTSGLFAGEGHIPLACTPHYNSAHAIEGFSDKCETEFEFENKVTRVFESPRVTKPYKEEQWKDIYNLGFKVDKDLEKNDVRLTMGGEPTFVSIDDMESAQWNTKADGEHKRELANKLSRKILDSSTVGGLLHHAQGKWYPGEPLPRWQTTIFWKKDGKPVWRDANLLADKNKKYPFKTADAKEFITKLALVLGVNIENISPAFEDPVYYIMKEAALPVDIDPLRFDLKDPLERRTIAEKLTQGLNEEVGFVLPLNFNKGKWISSKWEMRRGNIFLTAGNSPLGLRLPLESLAQNPKTELETTFAPDLFAKHLELGDYISKVEKRVKEIEIKNSKKDLDTIFVRTAISMEVRDEKLCIFLPPLDDTEIFLDLIASIEESAKMLNMPVLIEGYEPPQDLRTDRIKVTPDPGVIEVNIQPASSWKELSDNLLKLYDDARECRLGTEKFMLDGRHTGTGGGNHVTIGAMKPSDSPLLRNPNLLRSLITFWQHHPGLSYLFSGAFIGPTSQAPRVDEGRVENLYELEIAFSQIPENQEVPFWLTDRLFRHMLTDITGNTHRSEFCIDKLYSPDSSTGRLGILELRAFDMPPHSQMALLQMLLVRALVSSFWKHPYKHDLVRWGTRLHDKFLLEHYVKEDIKSVVDYLNDQGYEFKLDWFDPFFEFRFPLYGMSTIQNMNVEIRAAIEPWHVLGEESSSQGTARYVDSSVERLQIKIEDFNEDRYALSCNGVQIPLSRTSIEGEYVSGVRYRAWQPWSALHPTIGVDTPLTFDIIDKWNNRSIGGVNYFVSHPGGRSYDTFPVNSYEAESRRINRYWDFNHTQGEVVAHDPIIEAQEDTVFINGAQRAVTQKEGLDNFEYHEMPKNKEYPHTLDLRQRWTKQ; encoded by the coding sequence ATGTCTTTGAAAGTAATTCTTTCCCACAAAACTAAATATAAATATGATAGAAGCATTTCATTATCTCCACACATTATAAGACTAAGACCAGCAGCACATAGTAGAACTCCTATTGAAGCTTATTCTTTAAAAATAACACCAAAAAATCATTTTATCAATTGGCAACAAGACCCTTTTGGGAACTACCTTGCAAGAATTGTTTTTCCAGAAAAAACAGATGAATTTTCTATAAGTGTTGAAATACTTGCAGACTTAATTACTATAAATCCTTTTGATTTTTTTGTAGAAGACTCTGCAAAAGATTATCCTTTTACATACAAAAAAGATTTGCAAAAAGAATTAGTACCTTACTTAGAGATTGAAGAAGACTCAAAAGAGCTTCAAGATTTTGTAAAAGATATTGATATTTCTAAAAAACCAATAATTGATTTTTTAGTTGCAGTAAATCAACATATTTACTCTCACCTTAACTACACAGTAAGATTAGAACCAGGTGTTCAAACTCCAAAAGAGACATTAAGTAAAAAACTTGGAAGCTGTAGAGATTTTGCTTGGCTATTTGTCCAAACACTAAGACATTTAGGTCTTGCAGCTAGATTTGTATCTGGATATTTAGTTCAATTAAAAGCAGATGTGAAATCACTAGATGGGCCTAGTGGTCCACAAGAAGATTTTACAGATTTACATGCTTGGACAGAAGTTTATATTCCAGGAGCTGGATGGGTTGGACTTGATAGTACAAGTGGCTTATTCGCAGGAGAAGGTCATATTCCACTTGCTTGTACTCCTCATTATAACAGTGCCCATGCAATAGAAGGATTTAGTGATAAATGTGAAACTGAGTTTGAATTTGAAAATAAAGTTACAAGAGTATTTGAATCTCCAAGAGTCACAAAACCATATAAAGAAGAACAGTGGAAAGATATCTATAATTTAGGTTTTAAAGTAGATAAAGACTTAGAAAAAAATGATGTAAGACTTACCATGGGAGGAGAACCAACTTTTGTCTCTATTGATGATATGGAATCAGCTCAATGGAATACAAAAGCTGATGGAGAGCATAAAAGAGAATTAGCAAATAAACTTTCAAGAAAAATCTTAGACTCTTCAACAGTAGGAGGACTTCTTCATCATGCCCAAGGAAAATGGTATCCAGGTGAACCACTACCAAGATGGCAGACTACTATTTTTTGGAAAAAAGATGGAAAACCAGTTTGGAGAGACGCAAACTTACTAGCAGATAAAAACAAAAAATACCCTTTTAAAACAGCTGATGCAAAAGAGTTTATCACTAAATTAGCTTTAGTTTTAGGAGTAAATATAGAAAATATAAGCCCTGCTTTTGAAGATCCTGTTTATTATATTATGAAAGAAGCAGCACTTCCTGTTGACATTGATCCTTTAAGATTTGATTTAAAAGACCCCTTAGAAAGACGTACTATTGCTGAAAAATTGACTCAAGGCTTAAATGAAGAAGTAGGATTTGTCCTTCCTCTTAATTTCAATAAAGGTAAATGGATAAGTTCAAAATGGGAAATGAGAAGAGGTAATATTTTTCTAACTGCTGGTAATTCTCCTTTGGGATTAAGGCTTCCCTTAGAATCATTAGCTCAAAATCCAAAAACAGAACTTGAAACAACTTTTGCCCCAGATTTATTTGCTAAACACTTAGAATTAGGTGATTATATTTCAAAAGTAGAAAAAAGAGTAAAAGAGATTGAGATAAAAAATAGCAAAAAAGATTTAGATACTATCTTTGTAAGAACAGCTATTTCAATGGAAGTAAGAGATGAAAAACTATGTATTTTCCTTCCTCCTTTAGATGATACAGAAATCTTTTTGGATTTAATTGCTTCTATTGAAGAGAGTGCTAAAATGCTAAATATGCCAGTACTCATAGAAGGTTATGAACCACCTCAAGATTTAAGAACAGATAGAATCAAAGTAACACCAGATCCAGGTGTAATAGAAGTAAATATTCAACCAGCATCTTCATGGAAAGAATTAAGTGATAACCTTCTTAAACTTTATGATGATGCAAGAGAGTGTAGACTTGGAACTGAAAAATTTATGCTTGACGGAAGACATACAGGAACTGGTGGAGGAAACCATGTAACAATTGGCGCTATGAAACCAAGTGATTCTCCACTCTTAAGAAATCCAAATTTACTAAGAAGTTTAATCACTTTTTGGCAACATCATCCAGGGCTTTCTTACCTTTTTAGTGGAGCATTTATAGGTCCAACTTCTCAAGCCCCAAGAGTTGATGAAGGAAGAGTAGAAAATTTATATGAATTAGAAATTGCATTTTCTCAAATTCCAGAAAATCAAGAAGTTCCATTTTGGCTTACAGATAGGCTCTTTAGACATATGCTAACTGACATTACGGGAAATACTCATAGAAGTGAGTTTTGTATAGATAAACTATACTCTCCTGATAGTAGTACGGGAAGACTTGGTATTTTAGAGCTTCGGGCTTTTGATATGCCACCTCACTCTCAAATGGCACTTTTACAAATGCTACTTGTACGTGCGCTTGTTTCTTCTTTTTGGAAACATCCTTATAAACATGATTTGGTTAGATGGGGAACAAGACTGCATGATAAATTCTTACTTGAACACTATGTAAAAGAAGATATTAAAAGTGTAGTTGATTATTTAAATGACCAAGGTTATGAGTTCAAACTTGATTGGTTTGACCCATTTTTTGAGTTTAGATTTCCTTTATATGGAATGAGTACCATCCAAAATATGAATGTGGAAATAAGAGCAGCAATTGAGCCTTGGCATGTACTTGGAGAAGAGTCAAGTTCTCAAGGAACAGCTAGATATGTTGACTCTTCAGTTGAAAGGCTTCAAATAAAAATAGAAGACTTCAATGAAGATAGATATGCCCTATCTTGTAATGGTGTACAAATACCACTTAGTCGTACAAGTATTGAAGGTGAATATGTAAGTGGAGTTAGATATAGAGCTTGGCAACCTTGGTCAGCACTTCATCCAACAATTGGTGTTGACACGCCACTTACTTTTGATATAATTGATAAATGGAATAACCGTTCAATTGGTGGGGTAAACTATTTTGTTTCACATCCAGGAGGAAGAAGTTATGATACTTTTCCTGTAAACTCATATGAAGCAGAATCAAGAAGAATAAATAGGTATTGGGATTTTAACCATACTCAGGGTGAAGTTGTAGCTCATGACCCAATCATTGAAGCTCAAGAAGATACAGTATTTATAAATGGAGCTCAAAGAGCAGTAACACAAAAAGAGGGCTTAGATAATTTTGAATATCATGAAATGCCAAAAAATAAAGAGTACCCTCATACTTTAGATTTAAGACAAAGATGGACGAAACAATAA
- a CDS encoding circularly permuted type 2 ATP-grasp protein has product MSIFDAYKLESSFDEMFDKDTNVKEHWKDILKDLEKAGIEKLEQKQIEIDWRLEDNGVTYNIYNDPNGTNRRWNLDPIPFVVTKEEWEEVSKGLAQRAKLLNLIFKDIYTEQRLIKEGIVPAEIIYGHKSFLPIVFNFENEDYYSMKFYATDISRGPDGKFWVINDRTQSPSGLGYAIENRLTMNSISNELYPDVKTFKISKFIEGFKEMLTSFASKNNENPLITLLTPGPHNETYFEHSYLSSFLNLTLVQGEDLLTKNNQLWLKTLSGLKKVDAMIRRVDSRYCDPLELRTDSQLGVSGLVNVLRNDNLSMINPIGVGILENIGLNPFMENIAKFFLDEELILPQIATWWCGQKKELAFVLENLTNLIVKRIDKSSRLEVFFGNQLNEEELLKLKEKILANPNYYVGQEIIDFSTVPSFYKDKIEPRNAVIRAFSYLNEEEEYSVMPSGLVRVSSSKNSLVVSNQKGGTSKDLWILGENHAHAAVNLYRNKDFVDSRLENISTKRAENLFWLGRYLTRAISTTRMIRFNLKSLLNINRYDDDNNISKKTANILNVSLTHLTMTYPGFLNEEEVNPLKEVVAVIKDTNKVGSLSFTLSMLSNINANVKNLLTMEAWRIYERMQKDWFNYNKRTVISNREHINELDNLLIYLMAYKELIDESIFKEQGLILYDIGCKLEASQLLISKMRSLLTTKLDNILEYDILDSMLNSYESYNSYRAHYKSSLDLENIIEFLLFNTKYPKSLIYIINELLQNLKELPYINKDTHLSDFEAPIFKIYSMLKLSNAKSLLKTKDEDFIYKKFDNLLSKASLHLAESSEELTKTYFSHYNE; this is encoded by the coding sequence ATGTCAATATTTGATGCATATAAACTAGAATCATCATTTGATGAGATGTTTGACAAAGATACAAATGTAAAAGAGCATTGGAAAGATATATTAAAAGATCTAGAAAAAGCAGGAATTGAAAAGTTAGAACAAAAGCAAATAGAAATTGACTGGCGTTTAGAAGATAATGGAGTTACTTATAACATTTATAATGACCCAAATGGGACAAATAGAAGATGGAACTTAGACCCTATTCCTTTTGTAGTTACAAAAGAAGAATGGGAAGAAGTATCAAAAGGTTTAGCTCAAAGAGCAAAACTTTTAAATCTTATTTTTAAAGATATCTATACTGAACAAAGACTAATAAAAGAAGGTATTGTTCCAGCTGAAATCATTTATGGACATAAAAGTTTTTTACCTATAGTATTTAATTTTGAAAATGAAGATTATTACTCTATGAAATTTTATGCTACAGATATAAGTAGGGGTCCAGATGGTAAATTTTGGGTTATAAATGATAGAACCCAATCTCCATCAGGTTTAGGTTATGCAATAGAGAATCGTCTTACTATGAACTCTATTTCAAATGAATTATATCCAGATGTAAAAACATTTAAAATATCAAAGTTTATTGAAGGTTTTAAAGAGATGCTTACCTCTTTTGCTTCAAAAAATAATGAAAACCCTTTGATAACGTTACTAACTCCTGGTCCTCACAATGAGACTTACTTTGAGCACTCTTATCTTAGCTCATTTTTAAATCTAACTTTAGTCCAAGGGGAAGATTTACTTACAAAAAACAATCAACTTTGGCTTAAAACCTTAAGTGGTCTAAAAAAAGTTGATGCTATGATAAGAAGAGTTGATTCAAGATATTGTGATCCTTTAGAACTTAGAACAGATTCTCAACTTGGAGTTTCTGGGCTTGTAAATGTTCTAAGAAATGATAACTTATCTATGATAAATCCTATTGGAGTAGGTATTTTAGAAAATATTGGACTAAATCCTTTTATGGAAAATATTGCAAAATTTTTCTTAGATGAAGAACTTATTTTACCTCAAATAGCGACTTGGTGGTGTGGACAAAAAAAAGAGTTAGCTTTTGTATTGGAAAACTTAACAAACTTAATTGTAAAAAGAATAGATAAATCTAGTAGATTAGAAGTGTTTTTTGGAAATCAATTAAATGAAGAAGAACTACTAAAACTAAAAGAAAAAATTTTAGCTAATCCTAATTATTATGTTGGGCAAGAGATTATTGATTTTTCTACTGTTCCTTCGTTTTACAAAGATAAAATTGAACCAAGAAATGCAGTAATACGAGCATTCTCATACTTAAATGAGGAAGAAGAGTATTCTGTTATGCCAAGTGGTTTAGTAAGAGTTTCAAGTTCTAAAAACTCCCTTGTTGTTTCAAATCAAAAAGGTGGGACAAGTAAAGATTTATGGATTTTAGGTGAAAATCATGCCCATGCAGCAGTTAATCTCTATAGAAATAAAGATTTTGTTGATTCAAGATTGGAAAATATTTCTACAAAAAGAGCTGAAAATCTTTTTTGGTTGGGAAGATATCTAACAAGAGCTATTAGTACAACTAGAATGATTAGATTTAATTTAAAAAGTCTTTTAAATATCAATAGATATGATGACGATAATAATATTTCTAAAAAAACTGCAAATATTTTAAATGTAAGTCTTACCCATCTAACTATGACTTATCCAGGCTTTTTAAATGAAGAAGAAGTAAATCCACTTAAAGAAGTAGTTGCCGTAATAAAAGATACAAATAAAGTAGGAAGTCTATCTTTTACTTTATCAATGCTTTCAAATATAAATGCCAATGTTAAAAATCTTTTGACAATGGAAGCTTGGAGAATCTATGAGAGGATGCAAAAAGATTGGTTCAATTATAATAAAAGAACTGTCATCTCAAATAGAGAACACATCAATGAATTGGATAACCTATTAATTTATCTGATGGCATATAAAGAGTTAATAGATGAAAGTATTTTCAAAGAACAAGGTTTGATTCTTTATGATATTGGATGTAAGTTAGAAGCGTCACAACTTCTTATTTCAAAGATGCGTTCACTTCTTACTACAAAATTAGATAATATCTTAGAGTATGATATTTTGGATTCTATGTTAAATTCTTATGAAAGTTACAACTCATATAGAGCACACTATAAATCATCACTTGATTTGGAAAATATTATAGAGTTTTTACTTTTTAATACAAAATATCCCAAGTCTTTAATTTATATTATAAATGAATTATTACAAAATCTAAAAGAGCTTCCATATATAAATAAAGATACTCATTTAAGTGATTTTGAAGCACCGATTTTTAAGATTTATTCTATGTTAAAACTTTCAAATGCGAAAAGTTTACTAAAAACAAAAGATGAAGATTTTATTTATAAAAAGTTTGATAATCTTCTATCAAAAGCTAGTCTTCATTTGGCTGAGAGTTCAGAAGAGTTGACAAAAACATATTTTTCACATTATAACGAGTAA
- a CDS encoding transglutaminase family protein, translating to MIYEIFHETKFDYASLVTFSHNIAKLKPKDYIRQKLISHKIRIDPKPYEVSDFVDYFENSNTFMLIRESHTSLTVTATSKVQRDEVEIEKYINELKSCPITVKEARELLCSSNTEHVMAKQYLFETESIPSPSKKIQNYVLESFDENRTLYEATNEFMGRIFKEFKFVPEFSDITTPIEEIFSEKKGVCQDFAQFAISSLRSIGIPTKYVSGYIQTYPKEGQEKLFGADASHAWFSIYMPGFGWADFDPTNNKIPNEEYIILGYGRDYLDISPLKGVVQSSGNSELKVRVNVKRLGK from the coding sequence ATGATATACGAAATATTTCACGAAACAAAATTTGATTATGCCTCTTTGGTTACTTTTAGCCACAATATTGCTAAATTAAAACCAAAAGATTATATAAGACAAAAGTTAATTAGTCATAAAATAAGAATAGACCCAAAACCCTATGAAGTTAGCGACTTTGTTGATTACTTTGAAAATTCAAATACATTTATGTTAATAAGAGAATCCCATACTTCTTTAACAGTAACTGCAACATCAAAAGTACAAAGAGATGAAGTGGAGATTGAAAAATATATAAATGAATTAAAAAGCTGTCCAATAACTGTAAAAGAAGCAAGAGAATTATTATGTTCAAGTAATACAGAACATGTAATGGCTAAACAATATCTTTTTGAAACAGAATCAATTCCTTCTCCCTCAAAAAAGATACAAAATTATGTACTAGAATCTTTTGATGAAAATAGAACCCTATATGAAGCAACAAATGAATTTATGGGAAGAATCTTCAAAGAGTTTAAATTTGTACCAGAATTTAGTGATATCACAACTCCAATTGAAGAAATTTTTAGCGAGAAAAAGGGAGTATGTCAAGATTTTGCACAATTTGCAATTTCTTCTTTAAGAAGTATTGGTATTCCTACAAAATATGTAAGTGGTTATATTCAAACTTACCCAAAAGAAGGTCAAGAAAAGCTCTTTGGTGCCGATGCTTCACATGCTTGGTTTTCTATTTATATGCCAGGTTTTGGTTGGGCAGATTTTGATCCAACTAATAATAAAATACCAAATGAAGAGTATATTATCTTAGGTTATGGAAGAGATTATTTGGATATTTCTCCACTTAAAGGGGTGGTTCAAAGCAGTGGAAATAGTGAACTAAAAGTTAGAGTAAATGTAAAAAGATTGGGGAAATAA
- a CDS encoding alpha-E domain-containing protein — protein sequence MEQLLTATVATNLYWLGRYLERIEATLIEVVSTFDKIIDIDPDAGKILFQKFEIDIEYKDAKEFLDSAIFGVHDANVNDLMGYARENAIICRTYLDTEAFGSVIELSDLLKQAHNSNFWVDCNFIDKALSLISEIWGELTRTEERNTSDYFIRLGKLVEKTDFHLRLEKDKGFSLVVMNEIDTIVSILTPNAKFETHTEKETYETILNSINGKIDKIIVEQ from the coding sequence ATGGAACAATTATTAACTGCAACAGTTGCAACAAATTTATATTGGTTAGGAAGATATTTAGAAAGAATAGAAGCAACCTTAATCGAAGTAGTATCTACTTTTGATAAGATTATAGATATAGACCCAGATGCGGGGAAAATACTTTTTCAGAAGTTTGAAATAGATATCGAATATAAAGATGCAAAAGAGTTTTTAGACAGTGCTATTTTTGGAGTTCATGATGCAAATGTAAATGATTTGATGGGTTATGCAAGAGAAAATGCAATTATTTGTAGAACCTATTTAGATACAGAAGCTTTTGGTTCAGTTATTGAATTATCTGATTTATTAAAACAAGCTCACAATAGTAATTTTTGGGTTGATTGTAATTTTATAGATAAAGCTTTATCTCTTATAAGTGAGATTTGGGGAGAACTGACAAGAACTGAAGAGAGAAATACTAGTGATTATTTTATAAGACTTGGAAAACTTGTTGAGAAAACAGATTTCCACTTAAGACTTGAAAAAGACAAAGGATTTTCTTTGGTGGTTATGAATGAGATAGATACAATAGTATCAATATTAACTCCAAATGCAAAGTTTGAAACTCATACAGAAAAAGAGACTTATGAAACTATTTTAAACTCTATAAATGGGAAAATAGATAAAATCATAGTAGAACAGTAA
- a CDS encoding circularly permuted type 2 ATP-grasp protein encodes MLDTKNVATEIFWEIFSNQDRQKIEEFKKYMDKFAVNFNLYKDGNFIERSLPFDVIPRIIDSKEFDKLDKGLSQRIKALNLFLEDLYTHKKILKDKIIPEEFIYQAKGYLKQLEGISPSKKIRTHINGIDLVKDTVSNEWVILEDNLRVPSGASYPLSIRDTYRKLYPEFFENLKIKPIKGYSSILENSMNYVNCGGINVVLTPGRFNSAYYEHAYLAKNIGANLVRNNELTVENKVLYFKNYDGRKIKVGAVYRRLDDEFLDPKYFNEESLIGVPGIMEAYLAGNVAIMNAPGNGVADDKGIYYFVPKMIKYYLGEEPILSNAPTYLPYFEKDRKYIFDNIEKLVIKDVAEAGGYGVMFGHSMSKIQLDDLKTIITASPRRFIAQELIEFYDEECYLNNEIVPRKADFRAYVVMADEPKVWQCGLTRYAMEAGNYLVNSSQGGGFKDTWVMEA; translated from the coding sequence TTGTTAGATACTAAAAATGTAGCTACGGAAATATTTTGGGAGATATTTTCGAACCAAGATAGGCAAAAGATTGAAGAGTTTAAAAAGTATATGGATAAGTTTGCTGTAAATTTTAATCTATATAAAGATGGGAATTTTATAGAAAGATCCTTACCTTTTGATGTTATTCCAAGAATTATTGACTCAAAAGAGTTCGATAAATTAGATAAGGGCTTAAGTCAAAGAATCAAAGCTTTGAATCTATTTTTAGAAGACCTTTATACACATAAAAAAATCTTAAAAGACAAGATTATTCCAGAAGAGTTTATTTATCAAGCAAAAGGTTATTTAAAACAACTAGAAGGCATCTCTCCTTCTAAAAAAATCAGAACTCATATCAATGGTATAGATTTAGTAAAAGATACTGTATCAAATGAATGGGTTATCTTAGAAGATAATTTAAGAGTTCCAAGTGGGGCAAGTTATCCTTTATCTATTCGAGATACCTATAGAAAACTCTATCCAGAGTTTTTTGAAAATCTTAAAATCAAACCAATAAAAGGGTATTCTTCGATTTTAGAAAATTCAATGAATTATGTAAATTGTGGTGGAATAAATGTGGTTTTAACGCCAGGAAGATTTAATTCTGCATATTATGAACATGCATATTTAGCTAAAAATATAGGTGCAAATCTTGTTAGAAACAATGAGTTAACAGTAGAAAATAAAGTACTTTATTTTAAAAACTATGATGGAAGAAAAATAAAAGTTGGTGCAGTTTATAGAAGACTTGATGATGAGTTTTTAGATCCAAAATACTTTAATGAAGAGAGTTTAATCGGAGTTCCAGGTATCATGGAAGCCTATTTAGCTGGAAATGTTGCCATTATGAATGCTCCTGGAAATGGAGTTGCTGATGATAAAGGTATATATTATTTTGTTCCTAAAATGATTAAATATTATTTAGGAGAAGAACCAATATTAAGTAATGCTCCAACTTATTTACCATACTTTGAAAAAGATAGAAAATATATTTTTGATAATATTGAAAAATTAGTTATTAAAGATGTGGCAGAAGCTGGTGGATATGGAGTTATGTTTGGACATTCTATGTCTAAAATCCAACTAGATGATTTAAAAACTATTATTACTGCAAGTCCAAGAAGATTTATCGCCCAAGAGTTAATAGAGTTTTATGATGAAGAGTGTTATTTAAATAATGAAATAGTACCTAGAAAAGCCGATTTTAGAGCTTATGTTGTCATGGCAGATGAGCCAAAAGTTTGGCAGTGTGGTTTAACCCGATATGCAATGGAAGCTGGGAATTATTTAGTTAATTCATCTCAAGGTGGTGGATTTAAAGATACTTGGGTTATGGAGGCATAA
- a CDS encoding Hsp20/alpha crystallin family protein, whose translation MLVTRFDPFKQFRDLEKDFYKYPSNEGVSGFVPVVNTREGEFAYHIDVDLPGVKKEEIKVDIHKGVLTISGERKIKEEVKEEDYYKVETSFGKFSRSFTLPDNADVENVEASGKDGVLEVVIPKLSEEKHKKIIEIK comes from the coding sequence ATGTTAGTAACTAGATTTGATCCTTTTAAACAATTTAGAGATTTAGAAAAGGATTTTTATAAATATCCTTCTAATGAAGGTGTAAGTGGTTTTGTCCCAGTAGTTAATACAAGAGAGGGTGAATTTGCCTATCATATTGATGTTGATTTACCAGGTGTTAAAAAAGAAGAGATAAAAGTTGACATTCATAAAGGTGTATTAACAATTTCTGGTGAGAGAAAAATAAAAGAAGAAGTTAAAGAAGAAGATTATTATAAAGTTGAAACATCTTTTGGGAAGTTCTCTAGAAGCTTTACCCTTCCAGATAATGCAGATGTAGAAAACGTCGAAGCATCAGGAAAAGATGGAGTGCTAGAAGTAGTTATTCCTAAATTAAGTGAAGAAAAACATAAAAAAATAATAGAGATTAAATAA